A single window of Actinoallomurus bryophytorum DNA harbors:
- a CDS encoding ABC transporter permease, with protein sequence MVNFLIRRLLAAIVLLIIVSMVTFAIFFLIPRLTGASSSDLASRYVGKTAGPQAVHEVEIRLGLNRPLVVQYWNFVKGIVVGAHYNFGPSKVYCGPPCFGYSFVNQTPVWPDLLDRMPVTLSLAGGAAVIWLVFGVTTGVVSALKRGSVVDRVSMGIALAGVSLPIFFTGLLSLAIFRDNLKLFPGAGTYVGLTQNPLTWASNLVLPWVTLAFLQAALYARLTRAGMLETMGEDYIRTARAKGLPERTVIVRHALRATLTPVLTIFGIDLGTLVGGAVLTEGTFSLPGLGKFAIDSINNNDLPRVLGVVMVGAFFIVLANLVVDVLYAVIDPRVRLS encoded by the coding sequence GTGGTCAACTTCCTAATCCGGCGCCTGCTCGCCGCCATCGTCCTGCTCATCATCGTGAGCATGGTGACGTTCGCGATCTTCTTCCTCATCCCGAGGCTGACCGGCGCGAGTAGCAGCGACCTGGCCTCCCGGTACGTGGGCAAGACCGCCGGGCCCCAGGCGGTCCACGAGGTGGAGATCCGGCTCGGCCTGAACCGGCCGCTGGTGGTGCAGTACTGGAACTTCGTCAAGGGCATCGTCGTCGGGGCGCACTACAACTTCGGCCCCTCGAAGGTGTACTGCGGGCCGCCGTGCTTCGGCTACTCCTTCGTCAACCAGACCCCGGTCTGGCCGGACCTGCTCGACCGGATGCCCGTCACGTTGTCGCTCGCCGGCGGCGCTGCGGTCATCTGGCTGGTGTTCGGCGTGACGACCGGCGTGGTCTCCGCGCTCAAGCGGGGAAGCGTGGTCGACCGGGTGTCGATGGGCATCGCCCTGGCGGGCGTGTCCCTGCCGATCTTCTTCACCGGTCTGCTGTCGCTGGCGATCTTCCGGGACAACCTCAAGCTCTTCCCCGGCGCCGGGACGTACGTCGGGCTCACCCAGAACCCGCTCACCTGGGCCTCCAACCTCGTCCTGCCATGGGTCACCCTGGCGTTCCTGCAGGCGGCGCTGTACGCGCGGCTGACACGTGCCGGGATGCTGGAGACGATGGGCGAGGACTACATCCGTACGGCACGGGCCAAAGGCCTGCCCGAACGCACCGTCATCGTCCGGCACGCGTTGCGCGCGACCCTCACCCCGGTGCTGACCATCTTCGGCATCGACCTGGGTACGCTCGTCGGCGGCGCGGTGCTGACCGAGGGAACGTTCTCTCTGCCCGGGCTCGGCAAGTTCGCCATCGACTCGATCAACAACAACGACCTGCCACGGGTGCTGGGCGTGGTCATGGTCGGAGCGTTCTTCATCGTGCTGGCCAACCTCGTCGTGGACGTCCTGTACGCGGTGATCGACCCGAGGGTGAGGCTCTCATGA
- a CDS encoding ABC transporter ATP-binding protein — protein sequence MSERSEQAGQETVAAQAPKAFLEVRDLKIHFPTDDGLVKSVDGLSFGLERGRTLGIVGESGSGKSVTSLGLLGLHNRKNAQVSGEIWLDGQEIVGSSPEQVRRMRGRKMSMIFQDPLSSMHPFYSIGAQIIEAYRIHNDVSKQVARKHAIDMLERVGIPQPDKRVDDYPHQFSGGMRQRAMIAMSLSCDPELLIADEPTTALDVTVQAQILDLIRDLQEEFNSAVIIITHDLGVVAELSDDILVMYGGRCVEYGAVEDIFHAPEHPYTWGLLGSMPRLDRERSDRLLPIKGSPPSLINVPQGCAFNPRCTFAELNEGRSETERPELREIAPGHRVACHLDRADRQRLWEDEVKPKL from the coding sequence ATGAGCGAGCGGAGCGAGCAGGCGGGCCAGGAGACGGTCGCCGCCCAGGCGCCGAAGGCGTTCCTGGAGGTCCGCGACCTGAAGATCCACTTCCCGACCGACGACGGTCTGGTGAAGTCCGTCGACGGGCTGTCCTTCGGCCTCGAACGCGGTCGTACGCTGGGCATCGTGGGGGAGTCCGGCTCGGGCAAGAGCGTGACGAGCCTGGGCCTGCTGGGTCTGCACAACCGCAAGAACGCGCAGGTCTCCGGCGAGATCTGGCTCGACGGCCAGGAGATCGTCGGCTCGTCACCGGAGCAGGTGCGGCGGATGCGCGGCCGGAAGATGTCGATGATCTTCCAGGACCCGCTGTCGTCGATGCATCCCTTCTACTCGATCGGCGCCCAGATCATCGAGGCGTACCGCATCCACAACGACGTCTCCAAGCAGGTCGCGCGCAAGCACGCCATCGACATGCTGGAGCGGGTCGGGATCCCGCAGCCGGACAAGCGCGTGGACGACTACCCGCACCAGTTCTCCGGCGGCATGCGGCAGCGCGCGATGATCGCGATGTCGCTGTCCTGCGACCCGGAACTCCTGATCGCCGACGAGCCCACGACGGCCCTCGACGTGACGGTCCAGGCGCAGATCCTGGACCTGATCCGTGACCTGCAGGAGGAGTTCAACTCCGCGGTCATCATCATCACCCACGACCTCGGCGTGGTCGCGGAGCTGTCCGATGACATCCTCGTGATGTACGGCGGCCGCTGCGTGGAGTACGGCGCCGTCGAGGACATCTTCCACGCGCCCGAGCACCCCTACACCTGGGGCCTGCTCGGCTCGATGCCCAGGCTGGACCGCGAGCGCTCCGACCGGCTCCTTCCGATCAAGGGCAGCCCGCCGAGCCTCATCAACGTGCCGCAGGGCTGCGCCTTCAACCCGCGCTGCACGTTCGCGGAGCTGAACGAGGGACGCAGCGAGACCGAGCGGCCGGAGCTGCGGGAGATCGCCCCCGGCCACCGGGTCGCGTGCCACCTGGACCGCGCGGACCGGCAACGCCTCTGGGAAGACGAGGTCAAGCCGAAGCTGTGA
- a CDS encoding ABC transporter ATP-binding protein: MTTPDTTAVEEPRPTGPQGEVLLEVSGLRKHFPVTRGAIIKRQVGAVKAVDGIDFSVQTGQTLGLVGESGCGKTTTGRMITRLLEPTDGRIVFEGQDITHVSQGTMRPLRRDVQMIFQDPYSSLNPRKTVGSIVGAPYRLQKVQTESGVKKAVQDLLDVVGLNPEHYNRYPHEFSGGQRQRIGIARTLALRPKLIVADEPVSALDVSIQAQVVNLLEDLQDEFNLTYVVIAHDLSVVRHISDRVGVMYLGKMVELADNKDLYQSPMHPYSVALLSAVPVPDPSVRTDRERIRLSGDVPSPLNPPPACRFHTRCWKAQEVCGQVEPPMVELAPGHQVACHFPENAPSDAEGRIAKAAGLA, encoded by the coding sequence GTGACGACACCCGACACCACGGCGGTGGAAGAGCCGCGGCCGACCGGCCCGCAGGGCGAGGTCCTGCTGGAGGTCAGCGGGCTGCGCAAGCACTTCCCGGTCACTCGTGGCGCGATCATCAAACGCCAGGTGGGTGCCGTCAAGGCCGTCGACGGCATCGACTTCTCCGTCCAGACCGGCCAGACGCTCGGCCTCGTGGGGGAGTCCGGCTGCGGCAAGACCACCACCGGCCGGATGATCACCCGTCTGCTGGAGCCGACCGACGGCCGCATCGTGTTCGAGGGCCAGGACATCACCCACGTCTCGCAGGGCACCATGAGGCCACTGCGGCGTGACGTCCAGATGATCTTCCAGGACCCGTACTCGTCGCTGAACCCGCGCAAGACGGTCGGCTCCATCGTCGGCGCGCCGTACCGGCTGCAGAAGGTGCAGACCGAATCCGGCGTGAAGAAGGCCGTGCAGGACCTGCTCGACGTCGTCGGGCTCAACCCCGAGCACTACAACCGCTACCCGCATGAGTTCTCCGGCGGGCAGCGGCAGCGCATCGGCATCGCACGCACGCTCGCGCTGCGCCCGAAGCTGATCGTCGCCGACGAGCCGGTGTCCGCGCTGGACGTCTCCATCCAGGCGCAGGTGGTCAACCTCCTCGAGGACCTGCAGGACGAGTTCAACCTGACCTATGTCGTGATCGCCCACGACCTGTCCGTGGTGCGCCACATTTCCGACCGGGTCGGCGTGATGTACCTGGGCAAGATGGTCGAGCTGGCCGACAACAAGGACCTGTACCAGAGCCCGATGCACCCCTACAGCGTCGCGCTGCTGTCGGCCGTGCCGGTGCCGGACCCGTCCGTACGCACCGACCGCGAACGCATCCGGCTGTCGGGCGACGTACCGAGCCCGCTGAACCCCCCGCCCGCGTGCCGCTTCCACACGCGCTGCTGGAAGGCGCAGGAGGTGTGCGGCCAGGTCGAACCGCCGATGGTCGAGCTGGCGCCAGGCCATCAGGTGGCTTGCCACTTCCCGGAGAACGCCCCCTCCGACGCGGAGGGCCGGATCGCCAAGGCCGCCGGCCTCGCCTAG
- a CDS encoding ABC transporter substrate-binding protein translates to MNGRFAGCVMVLVLGAAGCGGGWSGPRTDASFDDASVQTVGASTARGGTLRLLVTDAPISLDPGNIGLAYGADLARLYARSLVTYAPEPGAGGLRVVPDLAEGLGRASDGGRTWTYRLRSGVTFEDGTPVRARDVKYAVARSNYSAELTDSPRDLRDVISGTYWGPYLDPDLDHFTGVTTPDDRTVVFHLKRPFADFDQLAASPQTAPVPKAADTKLHYERHPVSTGPYRFERHVPGESLTLVRNPEWSHDPNRAALPDRIEVTEKVAAADVDARLLAGTADADLAGAGVLPQTRATIFASRDRRARADDPLTGLVRYAMLPAGVKPMDDLHCRRAVQYAIDRSTVQAAYGGPLSGSAATNVLPPTFGFIRSELYPRDLARARQELKDCGRPSGFTTAIAVRDNRPGDAAAARALSRSLGAVGISTRITSLSAFKWGSTAGSPAYVHAHGLGIVIDAWAANYPSGYAFLAPITGTITKTGNHNIMELRDPVVKNILTAGERTTDRAGRAAAWAEADHKVMEDASLVPLIYERTVLYRPASLRNVRVNPAYGTYDLAALGAG, encoded by the coding sequence GTGAACGGCAGATTCGCGGGATGCGTGATGGTGCTCGTGCTCGGTGCGGCCGGCTGCGGCGGCGGGTGGAGCGGGCCACGGACGGACGCCTCCTTCGACGACGCGTCGGTCCAAACGGTGGGCGCCTCGACGGCGCGGGGCGGCACGCTCCGGCTCCTCGTGACCGACGCCCCGATCTCGCTGGACCCGGGGAACATCGGCCTCGCCTACGGCGCCGACCTCGCACGCCTCTACGCCCGGTCCCTCGTCACGTACGCCCCGGAGCCCGGCGCCGGCGGACTGCGTGTCGTCCCCGACCTGGCCGAGGGGCTGGGCCGGGCGAGCGACGGCGGGCGGACGTGGACCTACCGGCTGCGCTCCGGCGTCACGTTCGAGGACGGCACGCCGGTACGCGCACGTGACGTGAAGTACGCGGTCGCGCGTAGCAACTACAGCGCCGAGCTCACCGACTCCCCCCGCGACCTGCGTGACGTCATCAGCGGCACGTACTGGGGGCCCTACCTCGATCCGGACCTCGACCACTTCACCGGCGTCACCACGCCCGACGACCGGACGGTGGTCTTCCACCTGAAGCGCCCGTTCGCCGACTTCGACCAGCTCGCGGCGAGCCCGCAGACCGCGCCCGTGCCGAAGGCGGCCGACACCAAGCTCCACTACGAGCGGCACCCGGTCTCGACCGGCCCGTATCGGTTCGAGCGGCACGTCCCCGGCGAGAGCCTCACCCTGGTCCGCAACCCCGAGTGGAGCCACGACCCGAACCGCGCCGCGCTGCCCGACCGGATCGAGGTCACCGAGAAGGTCGCCGCCGCCGACGTCGACGCCCGCCTCCTCGCCGGCACCGCGGACGCCGACCTCGCCGGCGCGGGCGTCCTGCCGCAGACCCGTGCCACCATCTTCGCGTCCCGTGACCGGCGGGCGCGGGCCGACGATCCACTGACGGGGCTGGTGCGCTACGCCATGCTGCCCGCCGGCGTGAAGCCCATGGACGACCTGCACTGCCGCCGCGCCGTGCAGTACGCCATCGACCGGAGCACGGTCCAGGCCGCGTACGGGGGGCCGTTGTCCGGCTCGGCGGCGACGAACGTCCTGCCCCCGACCTTCGGGTTCATCAGATCGGAGCTGTATCCCCGCGACCTCGCCCGCGCACGCCAGGAACTGAAGGACTGCGGCCGGCCCAGCGGCTTCACGACCGCCATCGCGGTCCGCGACAACCGTCCCGGCGACGCCGCCGCGGCCCGCGCGCTGAGCCGCTCCCTGGGCGCGGTGGGGATCAGCACCCGGATCACGTCGCTGTCGGCGTTCAAGTGGGGGAGCACCGCCGGCTCACCCGCGTACGTCCACGCCCACGGCCTGGGCATCGTCATCGACGCCTGGGCGGCGAACTATCCGAGCGGGTACGCCTTCCTGGCTCCGATCACCGGCACGATCACCAAGACCGGCAACCACAACATCATGGAACTGCGCGACCCGGTGGTGAAAAACATCCTGACCGCCGGGGAGAGGACCACCGACCGGGCCGGCCGTGCCGCCGCCTGGGCCGAGGCCGACCACAAGGTGATGGAGGACGCCTCCCTGGTGCCGCTCATCTACGAGCGGACCGTGCTCTACCGCCCGGCCTCCCTGCGCAACGTCCGCGTCAACCCGGCCTACGGCACGTACGACCTGGCCGCGCTGGGCGCCGGCTGA
- a CDS encoding ABC transporter permease, with amino-acid sequence MTLRNLAAHKLRLALTALAVILGVAFVAGTLVFTDTMGKQFDDLFAKTGQDVAVQIRAKQVIKTDDGTDTPTVPASLVDTVSRIPGVARVHGEVNGFAALVGRNGKVVGGSGPPQLGVDWYPADPDDAVKSGRGPVRAGEVAIDDKAAEKAGLKAGDRTRVLVQGPPQDVTVVGILDRGNLMGATIVAFDQGTAQRLLVKPGRYSDITIAAQSGVSETVLRDRIARVLPSPSYEAITGTKMRKDNENEIAKLLSFIRTFLLVFAVISIFVGAFIIFNTFSMLVAQRSRELALLRAVGASRKQVTRAVLGEAIGVGVVGSTLGIAAGAGLALLLQQAFRAAGADFPGGLTFTYKPVLWSYAVGVLVTVAAAYFPARRAAKVPPVAAMRDDVAMPQRSLRIRLIAGSVVTVGGAVLSGVGLGGAPIALLGAGAALVFVGVAMLAPVISRPAVRVLGAAFPKLFRTPGRLATQNALRNPRRTAATASALMIGLALVSAINVMASSAKASVAGQVDKEFAADYMITPASPGLSPEEPAKAVRAVPGVELVTSAYQGRFKQGTDQHSFIATERPGDFVRAAKLTLRSGSANLGRDGLMVDESTATSEKLTVGSTVTARFADGGTEHLRVDGIYAKNQLLGARVLALPAYQAHSDHPAGLGLMVNTDKADAATKAGIERALSGYPNLKVQDQSDVKRSAQQSIDSFVTLLTVLLALSIIIAALGIINTLALSVIERTREIGLLRAVGTSRRQTRRMIRLESVVIAVFGGLLGIAIGVVFGVAIQHAVSDQGLNVLSVPVPTLVAYVVLSAIIGVLAALWPAWRASRLDVLKAIAFE; translated from the coding sequence GTGACTCTACGAAACCTGGCCGCGCACAAGCTGCGGCTGGCCCTCACCGCGCTCGCGGTGATCCTCGGCGTCGCGTTCGTCGCCGGGACCCTCGTGTTCACCGACACGATGGGCAAGCAGTTCGACGACCTGTTCGCCAAGACCGGCCAGGACGTCGCGGTGCAGATACGCGCCAAGCAGGTCATCAAGACCGACGACGGCACTGACACGCCGACCGTCCCCGCCTCCCTCGTCGACACCGTCTCGCGGATTCCCGGGGTCGCGCGGGTGCACGGTGAGGTCAACGGTTTCGCCGCCCTCGTGGGCCGGAACGGGAAGGTCGTGGGCGGCTCGGGCCCGCCACAGCTGGGCGTCGACTGGTACCCCGCCGACCCCGATGACGCGGTGAAGTCCGGGCGCGGGCCGGTGCGCGCCGGTGAGGTCGCCATCGACGACAAGGCCGCGGAGAAGGCCGGGCTGAAGGCCGGCGACCGTACCCGCGTGCTGGTCCAGGGTCCCCCGCAGGACGTCACCGTCGTCGGCATCCTCGACCGCGGCAACCTGATGGGCGCGACCATCGTCGCCTTCGACCAGGGCACCGCGCAGCGGCTGCTCGTCAAGCCCGGCCGGTACAGCGACATCACGATCGCCGCCCAGAGCGGCGTCAGCGAGACGGTGCTGCGCGACCGGATCGCGCGGGTCCTGCCCTCGCCGTCGTACGAGGCGATCACCGGCACCAAGATGCGCAAGGACAACGAGAACGAGATCGCCAAGCTTCTGTCGTTCATCCGGACGTTCCTGCTCGTCTTCGCGGTGATCTCGATCTTCGTCGGGGCGTTCATCATCTTCAACACCTTCTCCATGCTCGTCGCGCAGCGCTCGCGGGAGCTGGCGCTGCTGCGCGCCGTCGGCGCGTCGCGCAAGCAGGTGACCCGTGCGGTGCTCGGCGAGGCGATCGGCGTCGGCGTGGTCGGCTCGACGCTCGGCATCGCCGCCGGGGCGGGGCTGGCGCTGCTGTTGCAGCAGGCGTTCCGCGCGGCCGGCGCCGACTTCCCCGGCGGCCTGACGTTCACCTACAAGCCCGTGCTGTGGTCCTACGCGGTGGGCGTGCTGGTGACGGTCGCGGCGGCCTACTTCCCGGCTCGCCGTGCGGCGAAGGTGCCGCCGGTGGCCGCGATGCGCGACGACGTGGCCATGCCGCAGCGGTCGCTGCGGATCCGCCTGATCGCGGGGTCGGTGGTGACGGTCGGCGGTGCGGTGCTGTCCGGGGTGGGGCTGGGCGGCGCGCCGATCGCCCTGCTGGGCGCGGGAGCCGCCCTGGTCTTCGTCGGTGTCGCGATGCTGGCGCCGGTCATCAGCCGCCCGGCGGTACGCGTGCTGGGCGCCGCGTTCCCGAAGCTGTTCCGTACGCCGGGGCGGCTCGCGACCCAGAACGCCCTGCGCAACCCGCGCCGTACGGCGGCCACGGCGTCCGCGCTGATGATCGGGCTGGCCCTGGTCAGTGCGATCAACGTGATGGCCTCGTCGGCCAAGGCGTCGGTGGCCGGGCAGGTCGACAAGGAGTTCGCCGCCGACTACATGATCACGCCGGCCTCTCCCGGGCTGAGCCCGGAGGAGCCGGCCAAGGCGGTACGCGCGGTGCCGGGCGTCGAGCTGGTCACGTCGGCGTACCAGGGCCGGTTCAAGCAGGGCACGGACCAGCACTCGTTCATCGCCACCGAGCGGCCGGGCGACTTCGTACGTGCCGCCAAGCTGACGCTGCGGTCGGGCTCGGCGAACCTGGGCCGGGACGGCCTGATGGTGGACGAGTCGACCGCGACGTCGGAGAAGCTCACCGTGGGCTCGACCGTCACGGCGCGGTTCGCGGACGGCGGGACCGAACACCTGCGGGTGGACGGGATCTACGCCAAGAACCAGCTGCTGGGCGCGCGTGTCCTGGCCCTGCCCGCGTACCAGGCGCACTCCGACCATCCGGCCGGGCTGGGCTTGATGGTCAACACGGACAAGGCCGACGCCGCCACGAAGGCCGGCATCGAGCGGGCGCTGAGCGGCTACCCGAACCTCAAGGTCCAGGACCAGTCCGACGTCAAGCGGAGCGCGCAGCAGAGCATCGACTCGTTCGTCACGCTGCTGACCGTGCTGCTGGCGCTCTCGATCATCATCGCGGCTCTGGGGATCATCAACACCCTCGCGCTGTCGGTGATCGAACGGACCCGTGAGATCGGGCTGCTTCGTGCCGTGGGCACCAGCCGCCGTCAGACCCGGCGCATGATCCGGCTGGAGTCGGTGGTGATCGCGGTCTTCGGCGGCCTGCTGGGCATCGCGATCGGCGTGGTGTTCGGGGTCGCCATCCAGCACGCGGTGAGCGACCAGGGGCTCAACGTGCTGAGCGTCCCGGTCCCCACGCTCGTGGCCTACGTCGTGCTGTCGGCGATCATCGGCGTCCTCGCCGCCCTCTGGCCGGCCTGGCGCGCCTCACGCCTGGACGTCCTGAAGGCGATCGCCTTCGAGTGA
- a CDS encoding ABC transporter ATP-binding protein, which produces MTSTAHMTSDGPPGPAVQAPAARAARISKAYGRGDARVVALDEVSLNLERSRFTAIMGPSGSGKSTLMHCMAGLDSVDSGEVFVGDIEVTRLDDKRLTRLRRDRIGFVFQAFNLVPTLTALENITLPLDIAGRKPDQTWLDTVVDTIGLRDRLKHRPSELSGGQQQRVACARALVSRPEIIFADEPTGNLDSRSGAEVLSFLRNSVREMGQTVVMVTHDPVAAAYADLVVFLADGRVVDQIPEPTAEKVLERMKGFELPGVTS; this is translated from the coding sequence GTGACCAGCACCGCCCACATGACCAGCGACGGGCCACCCGGCCCCGCGGTCCAGGCGCCGGCCGCACGTGCCGCGCGCATCTCCAAGGCGTACGGCCGGGGCGACGCCCGCGTCGTCGCTCTCGACGAGGTGTCGCTGAACCTCGAGCGCAGCCGGTTCACCGCGATCATGGGCCCGTCCGGTTCGGGCAAGTCGACGCTCATGCACTGCATGGCGGGTCTGGACTCGGTCGACTCCGGCGAGGTCTTCGTCGGCGACATCGAGGTCACCCGGCTGGACGACAAGCGGCTCACGCGGCTGCGGCGCGACCGCATCGGCTTCGTGTTCCAGGCGTTCAACCTGGTGCCGACGCTCACCGCGCTGGAGAACATCACGCTGCCGCTCGACATCGCGGGCCGCAAGCCCGACCAGACCTGGCTCGACACGGTCGTCGACACGATCGGGCTGCGTGACCGCCTCAAGCACCGGCCGAGTGAGCTGTCGGGCGGCCAGCAGCAGCGTGTCGCGTGCGCCCGTGCGCTGGTCTCCCGGCCCGAGATCATCTTCGCGGACGAGCCGACCGGCAACCTCGACTCGCGGTCCGGCGCCGAGGTGCTGTCGTTCCTGCGCAACTCCGTGCGCGAGATGGGCCAGACCGTCGTCATGGTCACGCACGACCCGGTCGCCGCGGCGTACGCGGACCTCGTGGTGTTCCTGGCGGACGGCCGGGTGGTCGACCAGATCCCCGAGCCGACGGCGGAGAAGGTCCTTGAGCGCATGAAGGGCTTCGAGCTGCCCGGGGTGACCTCATGA
- a CDS encoding response regulator translates to MTIRVLLVDDQPLLRTGFRLILEGEPDIAVVGEAGDGARAVELTRTLLPEVVLMDIRMPGVDGIEATRRIVREEAATHDPRVLILTTFDLDEYVVEAVRAGASGFLLKDAPPEDLVAAIRIVAAGDAIVAPSVTRRLLDRFATRLPSVREEAPPRGLAMLTERELEVLRHVARGLSNAEIARQLVVSETTIKTHVGNLLAKLGLRDRVQAVVFAYEVGLIQPGQS, encoded by the coding sequence GTGACGATCAGGGTGCTCCTCGTCGACGACCAGCCGCTGCTGCGCACAGGTTTCCGTCTCATCCTGGAGGGAGAGCCGGACATCGCGGTGGTCGGTGAGGCGGGCGACGGTGCACGTGCCGTCGAGCTGACCCGGACGCTCCTTCCCGAGGTGGTCCTGATGGACATCCGGATGCCGGGCGTCGACGGGATCGAGGCGACCCGCCGGATCGTGCGGGAGGAGGCCGCCACGCATGATCCCCGCGTGCTGATCCTCACGACGTTCGACCTGGACGAGTACGTCGTCGAGGCGGTACGCGCGGGGGCGAGCGGGTTCCTGCTCAAGGACGCGCCGCCGGAGGACCTGGTCGCCGCGATCCGCATCGTGGCCGCCGGGGACGCGATCGTGGCGCCGAGCGTGACGCGGCGGCTGCTCGACCGGTTCGCCACCCGGCTGCCGTCCGTACGCGAGGAGGCGCCGCCGCGTGGTCTGGCCATGCTGACCGAGCGGGAGCTGGAGGTGCTGCGGCACGTGGCTCGCGGCCTGTCCAACGCGGAGATCGCCAGGCAGCTCGTCGTCAGTGAGACGACCATCAAGACGCACGTGGGAAACCTCCTCGCCAAGCTCGGGCTGCGCGACCGCGTGCAGGCGGTCGTCTTCGCGTACGAGGTGGGCCTCATTCAGCCCGGACAGTCCTAG
- a CDS encoding sensor histidine kinase, producing MSELIRSRRAWLGAHPLVADALTSAVLTLACLLVAAFQDSYGLPGKQPDLVSGLIVGVVVMSLTLRRRMPVAVLAFVLVGCLTLTALGYVPMLGPAAAYLIAIYSVASHRGLATSLPVGAFGLMLFIVSMALDGYWFWQAVSNSVLLIGVWWIGRSLRLRRAYLDELEARARRLERAREADSRAARAEERSRIARELHDVVAHHVSVMTVQAGAARRILHRDPEAVQDALSTIEQMGRTALGEMRRLVGVLRTEAEPARSELSPQPGVHDVNGLVDQLRETGLQVQLWIEGESRALSPGVDLAAFRLVQEALTNTLKHAGPQARAWVRIQYADRQLEIEVEDDGRGLVAGLGRPGGNGHGLVGMRERVALYGGDLRIGPRSGGGFEVRARFPLEVQ from the coding sequence GTGTCCGAGCTCATCCGCAGCCGTCGTGCGTGGCTTGGGGCGCATCCTCTCGTCGCGGATGCGCTCACGTCCGCTGTTTTGACGCTGGCGTGTCTCCTCGTAGCGGCGTTCCAGGATTCCTACGGTCTTCCCGGCAAGCAGCCCGACCTGGTCAGCGGGCTGATCGTGGGCGTCGTCGTCATGTCCCTGACCTTGCGGCGGCGCATGCCCGTCGCGGTGCTCGCGTTCGTGCTCGTCGGGTGCCTCACATTGACCGCCCTGGGTTACGTGCCGATGCTCGGGCCCGCTGCGGCCTATCTGATCGCCATCTACTCGGTGGCCTCGCATCGCGGGCTCGCGACGAGTCTGCCGGTCGGGGCGTTCGGGCTGATGCTCTTCATCGTCTCGATGGCGCTCGACGGTTACTGGTTCTGGCAGGCGGTGAGCAACTCCGTGCTGCTCATCGGCGTCTGGTGGATCGGGCGGAGCCTCCGGCTGCGCCGCGCCTACCTGGACGAGCTGGAGGCCCGTGCGCGGCGGCTGGAGCGGGCGAGGGAGGCCGACTCGCGTGCGGCGCGGGCCGAGGAGCGGTCGCGGATCGCGCGGGAGCTGCATGACGTCGTGGCCCATCACGTGAGTGTGATGACGGTCCAGGCGGGTGCCGCGCGCCGGATTCTGCACCGGGATCCCGAGGCGGTGCAGGACGCGCTCTCGACGATCGAGCAGATGGGCCGTACGGCGCTCGGTGAGATGCGACGGCTGGTCGGGGTGCTGCGCACAGAGGCCGAGCCCGCGCGCAGTGAGCTGTCGCCGCAGCCCGGGGTGCACGACGTGAACGGGCTGGTGGACCAGCTAAGGGAGACCGGCCTGCAAGTACAGCTGTGGATCGAGGGTGAGAGCCGGGCGCTGTCGCCCGGGGTGGATCTGGCGGCGTTCCGGCTGGTGCAGGAGGCGCTGACCAACACCCTCAAGCACGCGGGGCCGCAGGCCCGTGCCTGGGTGCGGATCCAGTACGCGGACCGGCAGCTGGAGATCGAGGTGGAGGACGACGGCCGTGGTCTGGTGGCGGGTCTGGGCCGTCCTGGAGGCAACGGTCATGGCCTGGTGGGTATGCGGGAGCGTGTGGCCCTCTATGGTGGCGATCTGCGGATCGGCCCGCGTTCGGGTGGTGGATTCGAGGTCCGCGCCCGATTCCCGTTGGAGGTTCAGTGA